A genomic stretch from Arachis stenosperma cultivar V10309 chromosome 3, arast.V10309.gnm1.PFL2, whole genome shotgun sequence includes:
- the LOC130968726 gene encoding O-fucosyltransferase 8-like isoform X2, whose translation MYGIMGNGSLGLLGIMKATKYRCNNNNNDPPCWRRISGWNSNTTLLLHHHHDAASKYSTSSCKGLYAGKKHLWLQKNVIMTMVIMLGFLACFFLLDYVTAISSHDSASSRFLYLNEKSSADSYTCNKQSSPIEMYGRLLNMASSALAEKELKQESSNLWVEPYGIASSWEPCAHRKLHNTPGNLVENNGYILVSANGGLNQQRVAICNGVAVASLLNATLVIPKFLYSNVWNDPSQFGDIYQEEHFMNMLKDDISIVKELPSHMKSLDPEAIGSQITDADLPKEATAADYIKIVLPLLLKNGLVHFLGFGNRLGFDPLPSHIQRLRCKCNFHALKFVPKIQEVGALLVRRIRKHSGSRSMLDTELLGKFIDKRKDHDSAKGSIKYLALHLRFEVDMVAYSLCEFGGGESERRELQAYRESHFPFLVERLKNSTSPISPMVLRKMGRCPLTPEEAALVLAGLGFKRGTYVYLAGSGIYGADSRMNPFTRLYPNVITKEDFLAPNELEPFKNFSSQTLVANSHQWCLDLEATMVVIMLPL comes from the exons ATGTATGGTATAATGGGGAATGGAAGTTTAGGCTTATTAGGAATAATGAAGGCTACCAAGTATAgatgcaataataataataatgatccTCCATGTTGGAGAAGGATCAGTGGTTGGAATTCCAACACTACCTTGTtgcttcatcatcatcatgatgCTGCTTCAAAATACAGCACTAGTTCTTGTAAGGGACTCTATGCAGGGAAGAAGCACTTGTGGCTCCAAAAGAACGTAATAATGACCATGGTTATCATGTTAGGATTTCTGGCTTGTTTTTTCCTTCTTGATTACGTTACTGCGATTTCTTCCCATGATTCTGCTTCAAGTCGGTTTCTTTATTTGAATGAGAAGAGTAGTGCAGATTCCTACACGTGCAACAAACAATCATCACCAATAGAAATGTATGGTAGGCTTTTAAACATGGCTTCCAGCGCACTTGCTGAG AAGGAGTTGAAGCAAGAGTCATCCAATTTGTGGGTGGAACCGTATGGAATAGCATCTTCATGGGAACCTTGTGCACACAGAAAGCTTCACAACACTCCAG GGAACCTTGTGGAAAATAATGGCTATATCTTAGTCAGTGCAAATGGAGGTCTCAATCAACAACGAGTTGCA atttgcaatggtgttgctGTGGCATCCCTCCTCAATGCAACTCTTGTTATTCCTAAGTTTCTTTACAGCAATGTTTGGAACGACCCCAG CCAGTTTGGTGACATATACCAAGAGGAGCATTTCATGAATATGTTGAAGGATGATATCAGTATTGTGAAGGAGCTCCCATCTCATATGAAATCTTTGGACCCTGAAGCAATTGGCAGCCAG ATTACAGATGCTGATCTTCCAAAGGAGGCTACAGCTGCTGACTATATTAAAATTGTGCTTCctcttcttttaaaaaatggGCTTGTTCACTTCCTTGGATTTGGAAATCGACTTGGCTTTGATCCCTTGCCTTCTCATATTCAG AGGTTAAGATGCAAATGCAATTTCCATGCTTTGAAGTTTGTTCCCAAAATTCAAGAAGTTGGTGCGCTATTGGTAAGAAGGATTAGAAAGCATAGTGGTTCGCGAAGCATGTTAGACACTGAGTTGCTAGGGAAGTTCATTGACAAGAGGAAAGATCATGATTCTGCCAAAGGGTCAATCAAGTATCTTGCACTGCACTTAAGATTTGAAGTTGATATGGTTGCCTATTCCCTTTGTGAGTTTGGAGGTGGTGAGAGTGAGAGAAGGGAACTTCAAGCCTATAGAGAAAGccattttccttttcttgttgaGCGCTTGAAGAATTCAACAAG CCCTATATCTCCAATGGTTTTGAGGAAAATGGGAAGATGTCCATTGACACCAGAAGAAGCAGCACTTGTGCTAGCAGGTCTTGGTTTCAAGCGCGGAACCTACGTTTACTTGGCTGGTTCTGGTATTTATGGAGCAGATTCAAGAATGAATCCCTTTACCAGGCTCTATCCCAATGTTATTACAAAGGAAGACTTCCTTGCTCCCAATGAACTTGAACCTTTTAAGAATTTTTCTTCTCAG ACTCTGGTAGCCAACTCTCATCAATGGTGTCTGGATTTAGAAGCTACTATGGTGGTGATCATGCTCCCACTTTGA
- the LOC130968726 gene encoding O-fucosyltransferase 8-like isoform X1: MYGIMGNGSLGLLGIMKATKYRCNNNNNDPPCWRRISGWNSNTTLLLHHHHDAASKYSTSSCKGLYAGKKHLWLQKNVIMTMVIMLGFLACFFLLDYVTAISSHDSASSRFLYLNEKSSADSYTCNKQSSPIEMYGRLLNMASSALAEKELKQESSNLWVEPYGIASSWEPCAHRKLHNTPGNLVENNGYILVSANGGLNQQRVAICNGVAVASLLNATLVIPKFLYSNVWNDPSQFGDIYQEEHFMNMLKDDISIVKELPSHMKSLDPEAIGSQITDADLPKEATAADYIKIVLPLLLKNGLVHFLGFGNRLGFDPLPSHIQRLRCKCNFHALKFVPKIQEVGALLVRRIRKHSGSRSMLDTELLGKFIDKRKDHDSAKGSIKYLALHLRFEVDMVAYSLCEFGGGESERRELQAYRESHFPFLVERLKNSTSPISPMVLRKMGRCPLTPEEAALVLAGLGFKRGTYVYLAGSGIYGADSRMNPFTRLYPNVITKEDFLAPNELEPFKNFSSQLAALDFIACATADVFAMTDSGSQLSSMVSGFRSYYGGDHAPTLRPNKKRLAAILWENGTIGWNSFEERVKKMIQEGQKITMRKFGKSIYRQPRCPECMCRQP, from the exons ATGTATGGTATAATGGGGAATGGAAGTTTAGGCTTATTAGGAATAATGAAGGCTACCAAGTATAgatgcaataataataataatgatccTCCATGTTGGAGAAGGATCAGTGGTTGGAATTCCAACACTACCTTGTtgcttcatcatcatcatgatgCTGCTTCAAAATACAGCACTAGTTCTTGTAAGGGACTCTATGCAGGGAAGAAGCACTTGTGGCTCCAAAAGAACGTAATAATGACCATGGTTATCATGTTAGGATTTCTGGCTTGTTTTTTCCTTCTTGATTACGTTACTGCGATTTCTTCCCATGATTCTGCTTCAAGTCGGTTTCTTTATTTGAATGAGAAGAGTAGTGCAGATTCCTACACGTGCAACAAACAATCATCACCAATAGAAATGTATGGTAGGCTTTTAAACATGGCTTCCAGCGCACTTGCTGAG AAGGAGTTGAAGCAAGAGTCATCCAATTTGTGGGTGGAACCGTATGGAATAGCATCTTCATGGGAACCTTGTGCACACAGAAAGCTTCACAACACTCCAG GGAACCTTGTGGAAAATAATGGCTATATCTTAGTCAGTGCAAATGGAGGTCTCAATCAACAACGAGTTGCA atttgcaatggtgttgctGTGGCATCCCTCCTCAATGCAACTCTTGTTATTCCTAAGTTTCTTTACAGCAATGTTTGGAACGACCCCAG CCAGTTTGGTGACATATACCAAGAGGAGCATTTCATGAATATGTTGAAGGATGATATCAGTATTGTGAAGGAGCTCCCATCTCATATGAAATCTTTGGACCCTGAAGCAATTGGCAGCCAG ATTACAGATGCTGATCTTCCAAAGGAGGCTACAGCTGCTGACTATATTAAAATTGTGCTTCctcttcttttaaaaaatggGCTTGTTCACTTCCTTGGATTTGGAAATCGACTTGGCTTTGATCCCTTGCCTTCTCATATTCAG AGGTTAAGATGCAAATGCAATTTCCATGCTTTGAAGTTTGTTCCCAAAATTCAAGAAGTTGGTGCGCTATTGGTAAGAAGGATTAGAAAGCATAGTGGTTCGCGAAGCATGTTAGACACTGAGTTGCTAGGGAAGTTCATTGACAAGAGGAAAGATCATGATTCTGCCAAAGGGTCAATCAAGTATCTTGCACTGCACTTAAGATTTGAAGTTGATATGGTTGCCTATTCCCTTTGTGAGTTTGGAGGTGGTGAGAGTGAGAGAAGGGAACTTCAAGCCTATAGAGAAAGccattttccttttcttgttgaGCGCTTGAAGAATTCAACAAG CCCTATATCTCCAATGGTTTTGAGGAAAATGGGAAGATGTCCATTGACACCAGAAGAAGCAGCACTTGTGCTAGCAGGTCTTGGTTTCAAGCGCGGAACCTACGTTTACTTGGCTGGTTCTGGTATTTATGGAGCAGATTCAAGAATGAATCCCTTTACCAGGCTCTATCCCAATGTTATTACAAAGGAAGACTTCCTTGCTCCCAATGAACTTGAACCTTTTAAGAATTTTTCTTCTCAG CTTGCTGCTTTGGACTTTATTGCATGTGCAACTGCTGATGTATTTGCCATGACAGACTCTGGTAGCCAACTCTCATCAATGGTGTCTGGATTTAGAAGCTACTATGGTGGTGATCATGCTCCCACTTTGAGGCCTAACAAGAAGAGGTTGGCAGCAATCTTGTGGGAGAATGGTACCATAGGATGGAACAGTTTTGAAGAAAGAGTAAAGAAGATGATCCAAGAAGGTCAGAAAATTACAATGAGAAAGTTTGGTAAAAGCATTTACAGACAGCCAAGGTGTCCAGAGTGCATGTGTAGACAACCTTAA
- the LOC130968726 gene encoding O-fucosyltransferase 8-like isoform X3 — MYGIMGNGSLGLLGIMKATKYRCNNNNNDPPCWRRISGWNSNTTLLLHHHHDAASKYSTSSCKGLYAGKKHLWLQKNVIMTMVIMLGFLACFFLLDYVTAISSHDSASSRFLYLNEKSSADSYTCNKQSSPIEMYGRLLNMASSALAEKELKQESSNLWVEPYGIASSWEPCAHRKLHNTPGNLVENNGYILVSANGGLNQQRVAICNGVAVASLLNATLVIPKFLYSNVWNDPSQFGDIYQEEHFMNMLKDDISIVKELPSHMKSLDPEAIGSQITDADLPKEATAADYIKIVLPLLLKNGLVHFLGFGNRLGFDPLPSHIQRLRCKCNFHALKFVPKIQEVGALLVRRIRKHSGSRSMLDTELLGKFIDKRKDHDSAKGSIKYLALHLRFEVDMVAYSLCEFGGGESERRELQAYRESHFPFLVERLKNSTSPISPMVLRKMGRCPLTPEEAALVLAGLGFKRGTYVYLAGSGIYGADSRMNPFTRLYPNVITKEDFLAPNELEPFKNFSSQV, encoded by the exons ATGTATGGTATAATGGGGAATGGAAGTTTAGGCTTATTAGGAATAATGAAGGCTACCAAGTATAgatgcaataataataataatgatccTCCATGTTGGAGAAGGATCAGTGGTTGGAATTCCAACACTACCTTGTtgcttcatcatcatcatgatgCTGCTTCAAAATACAGCACTAGTTCTTGTAAGGGACTCTATGCAGGGAAGAAGCACTTGTGGCTCCAAAAGAACGTAATAATGACCATGGTTATCATGTTAGGATTTCTGGCTTGTTTTTTCCTTCTTGATTACGTTACTGCGATTTCTTCCCATGATTCTGCTTCAAGTCGGTTTCTTTATTTGAATGAGAAGAGTAGTGCAGATTCCTACACGTGCAACAAACAATCATCACCAATAGAAATGTATGGTAGGCTTTTAAACATGGCTTCCAGCGCACTTGCTGAG AAGGAGTTGAAGCAAGAGTCATCCAATTTGTGGGTGGAACCGTATGGAATAGCATCTTCATGGGAACCTTGTGCACACAGAAAGCTTCACAACACTCCAG GGAACCTTGTGGAAAATAATGGCTATATCTTAGTCAGTGCAAATGGAGGTCTCAATCAACAACGAGTTGCA atttgcaatggtgttgctGTGGCATCCCTCCTCAATGCAACTCTTGTTATTCCTAAGTTTCTTTACAGCAATGTTTGGAACGACCCCAG CCAGTTTGGTGACATATACCAAGAGGAGCATTTCATGAATATGTTGAAGGATGATATCAGTATTGTGAAGGAGCTCCCATCTCATATGAAATCTTTGGACCCTGAAGCAATTGGCAGCCAG ATTACAGATGCTGATCTTCCAAAGGAGGCTACAGCTGCTGACTATATTAAAATTGTGCTTCctcttcttttaaaaaatggGCTTGTTCACTTCCTTGGATTTGGAAATCGACTTGGCTTTGATCCCTTGCCTTCTCATATTCAG AGGTTAAGATGCAAATGCAATTTCCATGCTTTGAAGTTTGTTCCCAAAATTCAAGAAGTTGGTGCGCTATTGGTAAGAAGGATTAGAAAGCATAGTGGTTCGCGAAGCATGTTAGACACTGAGTTGCTAGGGAAGTTCATTGACAAGAGGAAAGATCATGATTCTGCCAAAGGGTCAATCAAGTATCTTGCACTGCACTTAAGATTTGAAGTTGATATGGTTGCCTATTCCCTTTGTGAGTTTGGAGGTGGTGAGAGTGAGAGAAGGGAACTTCAAGCCTATAGAGAAAGccattttccttttcttgttgaGCGCTTGAAGAATTCAACAAG CCCTATATCTCCAATGGTTTTGAGGAAAATGGGAAGATGTCCATTGACACCAGAAGAAGCAGCACTTGTGCTAGCAGGTCTTGGTTTCAAGCGCGGAACCTACGTTTACTTGGCTGGTTCTGGTATTTATGGAGCAGATTCAAGAATGAATCCCTTTACCAGGCTCTATCCCAATGTTATTACAAAGGAAGACTTCCTTGCTCCCAATGAACTTGAACCTTTTAAGAATTTTTCTTCTCAG GTTTGA